Proteins from one Hoplias malabaricus isolate fHopMal1 chromosome 2, fHopMal1.hap1, whole genome shotgun sequence genomic window:
- the fam114a1 gene encoding protein NOXP20: protein MSQEGAVGDPPTLSDPIDVIDEHSSKLASNNDEPFSDASLSLASSQPQQDNEGTEELGSAVQAGEPLHDQSEESAVGQVTECSESVSLDQDTAEEEPSEHSPSKAWSGWGSWGKSLLTSATSTVGQGISTVREKAGVALRIRQSSTCEEAQEAEEHPEMGPTEPDQTGQTEGSQRGVLSTITSAVQNTGKSVLTGGLDALEFIGKKTMTVLAESDPGFKKTKILMQRTVSLSQMLKEAKEKEQDKLSSQMASEPTAHYSILFDDYQGLSHLEALEILSNESEGKVQASLASLEDEQLELVKKELIEIKEIFIAREEEEEERSAEENAADGEEFVSVLTELLFELHVAATPDKLNKARVKAYDWVKDMETSVATDVGKETTEEINEDSSASSPTSGQEVGEGKVEEGSEKKVEKVENISINKLKTVYLSSVGSLAEVTARSIEQLHKVAELILHGQDVEKPAVQQATILSRLTCAMCKEVGCLAQRFSDTLLTVGSQRKAEELNPLVNSVMLEGSNSTTYIQNAFQLLLPVLQISHIHTSKISAKTDPAPAATD from the exons ATGTCACAAGAGGGTGCAGTGGGAGACCCCCCAACACTCTCTGACCCTATTGACGTGATAGATGAACATTCTTCTAAACTTGCTTCCAATAATGATGAGCCTTTTTCCGATGCTTCACTCTCATTGGCTTCATCCCAGCCTCAGCAGGACAATGAGGGCACTGAAGAGCTGGGGTCAGCTGTCCAGGCTGGAGAGCCTCTTCACGACCAATCAGAGGAAAGCGCTGTGGGTCAGGTGACTGAATGCAGCGAATCTGTGAGCTTGGACCAGGACACTGCTGAAGAGGAG CCCTCAGAGCACTCACCATCAAAAGCTTGGAGTGGATGGGGATCCTGGGGGAAGTCACTACTGACCAGCGCCACATCCACAGTAG GTCAGGGAATAAGTACTGTGCGTGAGAAAGCAGGCGTGGCTTTGAGGATCCGTCAATCGTCTACTTGTGAGGAAGCTCAGGAGGCTGAAGAGCATCCAGAGATGGGACCCACAGAACCAGATCAGACTGGTCAGACTGAGGGGTCACAGAGAGGAGTGCTGTCCACTATCACCAGCGCTGTGCAGAACACT GGTAAGTCAGTTCTGACTGGAGGTCTGGATGCACTGGAGTTCATTGGGAAGAAGACAATGACAGTGTTGGCTGAGAGTGACCCTGGCTTCAAGAAAACCAAAATCCTGATGCAGAGAACCGTCTCGCTATCCCAG ATGCTGAAGGAAGctaaagagaaagagcaagataAGCTGAGTAGTCAGATGGCGTCTGAACCCACGGCTCATTACAGCATCCTGTTTGATGATTACCAAGGCCTGTCCCACCTGGAAGCTCTGGAGATACTGTCCAATGAGAGCGAGGGGAAG GTCCAGGCCTCTCTCGCCTCCTTGGAGGATGAGCAGCTGGAGCTTGTGAAAAAGGAGCTGATTGAGATTAAGGAGATCTTCATCGCtagggaggaagaggaggaggaaaggaGTGCGGAGGAAAACG CTGCTGATGGAGAAGAGTTTGTCAGTGTTCTTACGGAGCTACTGTTTGAGCTGCATGTTGCTGCTACACCAGACAAACTGAACAAG GCCCGTGTGAAGGCGTATGATTGGGTGAAAGACATGGAGACGTCTGTTGCCACGGATGTTGGCAAGGAAACAACTGAAGAAATTAATGAAGATAGTTCAGCCTCTTCACCCACCTCAGGACAAGAAGTTGGAGAGGGGAAGGTTGAAGAAGGGAGTGAGAAAAAGGTGGAGAAAGTGGAAAACATCTCCATAAACAAACTGAAG aCTGTGTATCTGTCCTCAGTAGGCAGTCTTGCCGAGGTTACAGCTCGCAGTATAGAGCAACTCCATAAGGTGGCTGAACTGATCTTGCATGGACAGGACGTGGAGAAACCAGCTGTCCAACAGGCTACAATACTGTCCAG GTTGACCTGCGCCATGTGTAAGGAGGTGGGCTGCCTTGCGCAAAGGTTTTCGGACACACTTTTAACTGTAGGG AGTCAGAGAAAAGCAGAAGAGCTGAACCCCTTGGTGAACAGTGTGATGCTTGAG GGCTCAAACAGCACTACATATATCCAGAACGCGTTCCAGCTGCTGCTTCCAGTTCTACAGATTTCTCACATTCATACAAGCAAAATTTCAGCGAAAACTGACCCAGCACCAGCTGCTACAGACTGA